From the genome of Thauera chlorobenzoica:
CCAGTGATACAAGTCGACCCGCGGAATTCCGGCGGCGACCAGCCGTCCTTCCTTGTTTAAATCGTCAAGCACCGACGGCACATCCGGATCGTGGCACACGATGGCGAGCGATCGGGTGCCCGCGGGCAGGTCGCTCCACGCCAGATCGGGATTGAGATTGCCCGAAAGGACGATATGCGTCTCGGGGTGAGGTGCAGCAAACGCACATTCCTCTGGAATTCTTCCATTGTCGTCAAAGCAGGTACTGGTCAGTCGCATGACAATTTCCTCTCGTTGCAAGAATCATTCAGATCGCCGATTCCGCCGCCATCGGCGATACCGGAGGTAGTGGTTTCACAAGTTCGCCCGCTCGCGATAGAGCCAGGGCCGAAACAGTCTGGTGCGGAGCAAGTCAAGATAGTTGTCGCCTGATTCATGCAGCCAACTGCTTTATGTCTTCAGCATTGCTATGGATAGCAGCGTCGCACTCCGGGTTGAGCGTCACGACCTCGATCGGCGACCAGTTGCGTGTGCCGCGGGACCAGCGGGCCGGGTTTCGCTCGCGCGCCTTCAGGTACGTCTCGTGACGCGCCTGCAGGATCGCTCGGTCCTCGAGGGCATGGCGCTGCGCCGGGGTGACGTAGCGGATGCCGCTATGGCGGTGCTCGACGTTGTACCAGTGCACAAAGTCGCGCCCCCACTGGCGGGCATCTTCAAGGGTGGCGAAGCCACGCGCGGGAAACTCGGGGCGGTACTTCGCCGTCTTGAAGAGCGACTCCACGTAGGCGTTGTCGTCGGAGACGCGCGGGTGCGAGTACGACGGTTTGATGCTCAGCCAGTGCAGCAGCGCCAGGACGTTGGTCGCCTTGAGCGTGCTGCCGTTGTCTCCATGCAACACGGGCTTTTCGAGCATGGCGTGCACGCCCTCGGAGAGCGCCGTGCGCTTGAGCAAGCACACCGCATGGTCCGAATCATCGGCGTCGTGGATCTCCCAACCGACGATCTTGCGGCTGTACAGATCCATGATCAGGTAAAGGTAGAACCAGTGTCCCTGCACTGCCGTGGGCAGATAGGTCATATCCCAGCACCACACCTGGCCGGGTGCGGTAGCCACATGTGTGGTCGGCGTGCGCGAGGGCTGGGGCGCACGGGTGCGGCCGCGGTGCTGCGTTTGCCCATGGGCGCGCAGCACCCGCTGGAAGCTCGATTCACTGGCGATGTAGATGCCTTCGTCGGCCAATGCCGGCACGATGCGCGCCGGCGGCTGGTCGGCGAAACGCGGCTCGTTGGCCACCGCCAGGATGCGGGCGCGCTCCGCTTCGGTCAGCGCATGTGCAGGCGTCGGCCGCTCGGCCTCGGGCCGTCGGTCGCCGGTGCGAAGGCCCCCCTCGGCGGTCCAGCGCTGCAGCGTGCGCACGGTGATGCCGGCCTCCTCGCAGGCCGGGCGCAGGCGTGCACCGGCCGCATGAGCCGCCTCGATATTGCGGACCAGTGTGTGGCGATCTTCCAGGGCGATCATGCGTCCTCGTCCTTGTCCGTCGGAAAGATCGCCGACAGTTTTTTTCGCAGCACCAACAGCGCGGCGGCTTCGGCCAAGGCTTTGTCCTTGCGGCGCAGTTCGCGCTCGAGTTCCTTGATGCGGCGCCGATCGGCCTTCGTGGCGCTCGGGCTTGCGCGCACCTCTTCCGGGGCGGCCAACGCCTGCGTGGCGGCTGCACGCCACTGCTCGAGATCCTGGGGATACAGGCCCTTCTCGCGGCACCACGCGCCCTTGGTAGCCTCGTCCATCGCCGCGGTCGCCAGCACCGCCTCAAATCGGGCCGGCGCTGTCCAAGCCCGCTCGCGAGCGGGCTTGGACAGCGCATCCGCGCGCCACCGCTCCAGCGTTGCCGCTGTGATGCACAACTCACGTGAAACCGTTTCCACCGATGCGCTCTCCGGGGGCAGCAACCTTGCCACCACCTTGTCTTTAAATGCTTGTCCGTATCTGGCCACTTCGTTCTTCCGCTATCGCCCTCGAGTTTCAGATTTTATCGAGGCGACAACCATTCTGACCCAGAGGGGGTGATCGAGGGCATGACGATGTAGGTCAGCAGGACCACCGCAATCGGCACCAGTACCATCGTCGCCACATAAAGCGGCAGGTGATCGAGCACGGGTCGCAACACCATCAACAGCGGCGTGATCGTCAGATACACGCCGAGAGCGCTCGCGATCATCATCTTGTGGCGGGGCGGTGGAATCATCGGCTGGGGCGAACCGGCGTTTGCCGGCAACTGAAACCATGTTTCCAAACCCACCGCCTGCTCGATCAGCACCGGTGCGCTCTCGACTGATTCGAGCTGCCTCACCAGTTCCAGCCGTTGCGCAGAGTCCTCCCATTGCCGCAGACTTGCGAAGCTGTCGAAGCTCACGATAATCCGGTACGCACGTTCCCCGGCTCCGGTGGGCTTGAGGACGGTGGCGCCCAGGTTGCCAGGGAACTGGCGAGCCGCACGAAGCCCTCCGCTCATGAGGACTTCCCACTCCAACTCCCGCCCGGGTTTCGGCACCCGAGTGACCATTAGCGTTACAGGATCCTTGAGCGCAGCCTGCCCCTCAGCAATCAATTGCGGTCCCTCCGGTGGTGGATTGTCCGTCAGTAGGATGAAGTCTCGCGACGCTCACCCGGCCTCGAACCGGCGCGCATCGCCATCCATGCTCCGAATACTGCGGCGATTCCCCCGGCTGCCTGAGCAAGAGGCGAGGGAGCCAACAGCGCAAATCCTGCGGCCAGGAAACACAGGCGATGCACGATGCCGAGCGGCCATTTCCAGAAACCTTCGGCCGCCAGACACAGACAGGCCACGGCAAGGGTCACCCCCAGACAGGCAAATGCAATCTGCAGCGGCGCTCCCGAGAACAGAATGCCATTGTTGTACACGAAGGCAAAAGGAACGATGAACGCAACCATCGCCATTCTTACCGCCGCGAGCCCGATGGCAAGAGGGTTGGCGAGCGCGATGGGGGCAGCAGCAAACGCGGCAACGGCGATCGGCGGGGTCATCGCCGACAGGCTGGCGTAATAGACAAGAAACAGATGCGCAGCGATCAGCGAAACGCCAAGCTTCGTGAGCGCCGGCGCGACCAGCACCGCGGCGAGGATATACACGCTCGGGGTCGGCATTCCCATCCCCAGCACCAGCGTGATGACCGCGGCGACCACCAGCGACAGGAACAGATCCGTGCCGGCAAGGAGGAAGATGAGTTCGGTTACCTTGGCGCCGAGCCCGGTCATCGACAGCCCGCCCACGACCAGCCCCGCGGCCGCACATGCGGCGACTACCGGCATCACCCGCAGGGTCGCTTCCGCAAGAATCTCGTAGAACCCTCTGAAACTCAGGCGCGTCTCCCGCCTGCACATCGCCACCGCGATCACCGCGAGGGTGCCGAATGCGGCCACGAAATTGGGGGAGTATCCGATGAGCAGCGCAAGCACCAGAGCGATCAGCGGGACCAGGAACATCCCTCCTCGCCGCATCGTGTCGGCGAAAACCGGCACCTTGTCGAGCCCGGTAATCCCCAACTTGAGGGAGTTGAGGTGCACCTGCAGATAGACGCAGAAATAACAGAGGAATGCCGGCACGATCCCCGCCAGGGCGATATCCGTATATCGGATGCCGGTGAACTCGGCCATGATGAAGGCTGCCGAACCCATCACGGGGGGCAGGATGCTGCCGCCAGTGGATGCGGCGACCTCGATTCCGCCGGCAAGGGCACCCGAGTAGCCAAGCTTCTTCATCATCGGGATCGTGATCGACCCGGTGGTGACCACGTCGGCCGTGGGACTTCCGGAAATGGTCCCGTAGAGTCCCGACGAGACTACCGCGATTTTCGCGGGACCGCCGGGGCTCTTGCCGCTCACGGCTGAAGCGGCATCGAAGAAGAAATCGCCGCCTCCCGTGCGCGACAGGAAGGTTCCGAACAGGCCGAACAGGAAGACGTACGTCAATGCGACTCTGATCGGCGCACCAAAGATTCCGTCGGTCGTGAACGCGAGGATATCGAGAAAGTGGAGATAGTCGATCGGACCGTGGCCGAGCACGCCCGGCAACCGGTCACCCCACAAATTGTAGGCAAGGAACACGAGCACGATCGACGTCAGCCCCGGGCCTACGGTGCGCCGTGTCGCTTCGAGAGTGATGAGCAGCAGCCCGCTTCCGCAAAGGATGTCCCACGCAGTCAGTTCGTCGAGCAGTGTAATGCGGGTCACGATCCGCTCGTTGTGGAACCAGAAATAGGCCGAGATGCCGATGCTCGCCGCCGCGAGGATCAGATCCCAGACGGGAACACGGTCGCGACTCGAGTTCGCGCTCGCCCCCGTCGTCAGGAAGACCAGCGCGAGCATCAGCCCGAGGAAGACGATCGTCATCGCATAGATCTGGACGATCTGGATCGTTGTCACCCAGACGATGCCGAGCGCAACCAGCGCCGCAAAGGGTTTCAGCAGATGCCCCGCCCAACTGTCGGGGTCGCGGCGGGCACCGGTCGTCAGGAATCTGCTCAGGAATGAAAGGCTAATGCTGGACACGTTTGGTTCTCCTCGTACGGCTTGCGTCCCTCAGCCCCCACCAGACCTCGACCGGCGGCCACGCCCCATGGAGGAAGCGGCACGCATGATGGTGGAGATCGGTGGTAGCAGCGAACGGCCGGGACGCTGATGATCCGTGACCTTGCAACCGGCGATGACGGCAAGGACTAATAGCGCGGAGTGAAGGGAATGCCGCGGATTCGGTTCGTCGTACCTACTTGAGCAGGCCGGCTTCCCGGTAATAGGCTTCGGCGCCCTTGTGATACGGAATGACTTTCTGACTTGCGAGGAATTCAGGCGTGATCGCCTTCAGACTGCTATGTGCCCCCTGCAGCTTGTCGATGTGCTTATGCAGCGCCTCGGCGAGGTCATGGGCAACCTTGTCTTCCATTTTGCTGTTGACCATGAGCACCGCTCCAAGCGCGACCGTCGGAACATCGACCGGTTGCCAGGGATAACTTCCGGCCTTGACGATGAAGGGCGCGACCTTCAGCTCTTGCGACACCGTATTGATTACGCGCTCGGAAACCGGCAGCAGCACAAGTTCGACCGCATCGCCGGCCTGGACAATGAAACTCGTCCGGACGAAAACCCCATTCGCGAACATGTCGATCCGCCTGTCCTTCATCAGGTCGCCCTGCTCGTCGGAGGCCGCGTAAATGACGTCGCCCCCCCATTTCTTGATGTCATCCACGGTCACACCGATCGCCTTGAACAGCTCGATGGCGACGTGCTCGGTGATGTTACCCCGCTTGTTCAGGGCGATCCGGAGCGGTGGCTTCTTCGCTGCGAGATCGTCAAAGCTGTGAATGCCGTATTTCTCGGCGAACGCCTTCGTGATGACCATCTGCATCGGCGCCCAGTTGTATAACAGGGCAATCGCCCGGAGACTGGTAACCGGTCTTGCAAAGGGCTTCGCGCCGAGCGTCGCGATCTGAAGCTCGGCATCGTGCGCAATGCCCAATTCGACCTTTCCCTGGTCGATAAGCGCAATATTCGCGAGTCCACCTCCCGATGTCTGGTATGTGACGTCGGAACCCGGAAAGCTGTCCTTGATCGCCCCATCGATACCGACACCGATCATCGTCCATAACCCGCTCGGACTCGCGCCTGAAAGGGTCATCCGGTAAGGGTCCGCCGCTGCACTGAAACTCAATAACACAAAGGCAAGTCCGCAAATGATGAATCGCAACATTTTGTTTCCTCCTTGTAGTTCTTTATGAAACGTCGGCTGTATCGGAGCAGTGTCCCGGTAAGGGACTTATCTGTCTTGTAAGTGCGTGCTATATCTCTTTCTTGACCGGATTATCTTTACGGTAATGGTCGCGATCAACGGAACCAGGCTTGCAGAACCGAAATAAACATCCACAATCTGGATGTTTATTTCTGGTCCGTGCGGGCCCGGTTCACACCATTGTTCTGACCCGCCAACTATCGGTGCATGCGAAAATCAATGGCGGATCCGACGCCGGGCATGATCGCCATGCCCGTCACTGAAACGCCCCCTCTCGCTCGCAGGCCATGTATTCGTCCACGGTCATGCCGAGAAGCTCCTGGAACACGTAAGCGTTGTCCTGCCCAATTCGTGGGGCGGCTGCGGTGACATCACCCGGCGTCGCCGACAGATCGAAGGCCGAGAAATAGCACGCCACGTCGCCGATACTGCCGTGCAGGCGACGACGCCAGATGCGCCGGTACGCAAGCTGCGGATCGCAGAACAAGTCTGCGATCGTATTGACCGGATAGGCGTGAACCCCGACCGCCTGAAGCTGCGCCGCTGTCTGCTCGGCGGCACGCGTTAGCATGCACCGGGAAACGATCTCGTCGAGTTCCCCCACGTTCGCGTGCCGGCTCGCGTGCGTCGCGAACCGGTGGTCGGATCGGAGTTCAGGACGCCCCAACACGTTCGCGAAACGCCCAAACTCCTCATCGGACCAGCACGACAGCGCAAGCCACGCTCCGTCGCTGCACTGATAGGCATTGTGCGGAGCGGCATCCGGATCGCGGTTGTCCGCGCGCTCGGCCACACGACCATTGCGGTGGTAGTCGAAAAGTGCGCCGGCGATGAACATCAAGCCACTCTCGTATTGCGCCAGATCGATCCACGCGCCCTCGCCCGTCCGTCGCTGGCGGTCGACCGCCGCCAGGACCGCAGTTGCACCCAGCGTCGAGGCAATAAAGTCGATGTACGGGCCGTAGAGCAGCATTGGCGGACCGTCGGGACTGCCGGTCAACCCGCAAAATCCGGCGAGCGCCGACAACTGAGAGCCGAACCCCGGCGTCTGCGCACGCGGGCCGGTCTGACCCATGTTGCAACTCGAGATCATGACAATCCCGGGGTTCAATTCTCGCGCCGCCTCGTAACCGAGTCCCAGCCGATCCATGACTTCCGGTCGCATGTTCTCGACGACGATATCCGCCCAGCCGACCAGCCGCCGCGCGAGGTCGGTACCGGCCGAGGTCTTCAGGTCCAGCGTTACGGCATGCTTCGAGTCATTGAAGATCGCGAAACAGCCGCCCCGGTCGGGGCCCGGCTTACCGTCCTTGAATGGCGGATACTCTGTGCGGAAACCATCAGGACGCTGATGTGACTCCACGTGCACGACGGTCGCGCCGAAGGTTGCGAGCATCTTGCCGATGTGCGGCCCTGCCGCGTACGCGCCAAACTCGGCCACCTTGACTCCGGCCAAGGCTTGAGAAATCGCGCTCATACGAGTTGCCCCTCCTTCTCCATCACCGTCGCCCCCGCGACGTCCACCGGCTTCGATCCCGCACGGCATTCATTGAGCAAGGTCACAACATCGATCTCCTCACCGGGCCGATGACGCAGGGGTTGCCGGGCCTGGTCGACAATCGCGAAGCTGCCGCAATGCCGCTGCAACTCGCCGTCGGGACCCTGCAGGTCGTCCCAGAACGCGCGGGCGCCGAGTTGCGGATCGGTGGCGATATCCTGCATCGTGGAAACCGGATAACCGAGCATCTCCCGCCGACTCGCCTGCTCAAGAAATTCTCGCTTCGGGATACCCAGAAAGAACGCAGCGATCGGGCGTTCCATCTCGTCGACTTCCTCCTGGCTGGCAAGCTTCGGATCGAAGCGCTTCCAGTCGGTCTGTGTCAGCACCCCGAGATCCGCCCCGCACTCACGCATCCACTCGACGAGCCGCGCGTTGGTCCGTCGCCCGGCCGGACCACCGTACAGCACGAAGTTCAGATAGCCGTCGGCGCAGGGCCAGAATGCGCGGAAGCGCGCGCCCTTTACGGAGCGGCCGCTGACAAAGGCGCCGGCACGCGTCGGATTCGTGCGTTCCATATCCCAGAACGCCGGCGCATGGGACAGCGCGAGGATGACGGAAGCTTGTGCAGACACGTCAATACGCTGGCCTACACCCGTCGCCGTTCTGTGAATCAGCGCCGTGAGGACACCGACTGCAGCCTGAGCGCCAGCCCAACAATAGGACTGCGGCACGGTCACGCGCAGCGGGGTCTCACCGGGCTCGCCGGCAAGCGACATCGCACCACCTGCGGCCATCAGCTCAAGATCCGAAGCAAGCCACCCGGCGCGCGGGCCTTCGGCACCAAACGGTGTCACCGACACCTGGATCAGCCGAGAGTTGCGTTGCCGCAACCGCTCGGGGTCCAGCCACGACGCGAACGGCGTGCCCGGCTGCGCCGATTCGACGAGGATATCCGTGTGATCGATCAGGTGATCGAACTGCGACCGTCCTTCGGGCGTTTCGAGATCAAGCCGCAACAGGCGCTTATTAACGTTGTAGGCCTGCCAGTCTGGATCGTCGACGGGCATCCCAGGTGCCTCAATCTTGATTACGTCTGCCCCGAGATCGGCCAGCAACCGCCCGGCGAGCCAGCCGATGCGGTTGCTGAGATCCAGGACGCGGTATGCGCTTAACATGGGCGCTCCTTGTCGTCCTGGCGGTCTCTTAACGGCCGGTGCGGGCGAGCGACAGCACCCAGCCGGCCATGCGCGACTTCATCTTGTCGATGTCCTTGGCGTCGAAGAAGTTCTCCGGCTTGACCAGATCGACGCCATACACCGGCCGGTGGAAGTCGCTCTCGTAGCCGTACGGCACCGTCGCGTCGATGCCCATGCCGCCTTCGAACTGGGTGTTGGAAGCGGTCCATTGCTTGTCACCCGAGGTCATGCGTTCGGCCGGCATGAAGGTCTGACCGCGCCCACCCGGCAGCGGATTGAGGATGTCGGTCTGCGGATTCACGCGGGTGGTGAGACACCACATGATGTCGTCCATCGAGTAGATGTCGACGTCTTCGCTCACCGCAATGGCCAGCCGCATGCCCTGCGAGCAGGCGAGGATGGCGGCGAGGAAGTTGCGCTGCCAGCCTTCCTCGATCTGGTTGCGCTTCTTCACCTGGATGATGCAGCCGCCCCAGTCGGTCATGCAGTACGGAATATGCACGTTCTGCACGATGCCCGGTTGCAGGCGCTCGCACAGGGCGAAGATCGCCGATTCGCGCACCGAGGTGTCAATGTTGGCGTCGTCCGCGGTGTGCACGCCGAGCGGGAAGATGATCGGCTTGCTCTCGCGGCGGCGCATCGTGATCGCGGTGACGTGGAAAGTCGGCGCCTTGTAGGCCTTGCCCATGTAGCCCGCCCATTCCGGATGGAAGTGGAAGCGGCCCTGGATGTCGGCGGCTTCCGACTCGGCGGTCTCGTAGCGCTTGTCGCGCGGATGCAGGTAGCCTTCGAGCACGTATTCCGCATCGGCCAGCGTGTAGGCGTCGATGGTGCGGCACTTGACCAGACGCACCGGCGAGCCCTGGATCGCCCCGGCGATGCCGATCTCGTCACAGCCCTTCGGCAGGATCGCGTAGTCGAAACCCGCGCCGGCGACGTAGGTGCACGACGGCGGCACGCCGAAGCACATCGTCAGCGGAATCGGCTCGTCGTCCTTGTAGTGCTCGGTCATCACCTGCCACATGTGCGATCCGGGCGAGATCTGGAAGGTGCCGACGTTGCCCCAGCGGAAGTTCATGCGGTTGTAGCCGATATGGCTGCCGCCATCGAAGTACGGGCCGACCACGCACGAGATGCCCGAGCCGATCGTCATCTCCGTCTCGAGCGGCGTGTGGCGGATCGCGGTGAGCCACTTGTTGACGTCGAGATCGGTGGTCAGCACTTCCTCCTGCACCGGAGCCTCGTCCTGGCCGATGATCACCGGCTTCAGGGGGTGATCGATGGCGCGGGCGACCTTCTTCACGCGGTCCAGCGAATTCTCCCAGCCAAACAGTTCCTCGACGACGCGGATGTCGCCGAACAGGTTGGTGATGGCACGCGCATGCGGCATGTCCTTCACGTTGTTGAACAGCATCGGCAGGCTGCCGTCGAAGATCTTCTGCAGCCCCGTGATTTCGAGGTCCGGATTGACCTCCTTGTTCGTTTCGACCAGATAGCCCTTGCTGCGGAACCACTCCAGCGCCGCGCGCAAGTCCTTTTCGCCCACCCGCTCCGCCGCTTCGCTGATTCCCTTCGTTGCCAGATCGTTCATCGCACTGCCTCCATTGAATTGAGCCTGGAATTGAGAGTTGAGTTATTGCTTTTGCGGCTGAAGATTCGCGATCTTCCGACCGCGCATCTCCCCCTCCCACCGCCGCGCAAATTCGGCCGGAATGCCGAATTGATCGAGAATCCGGGCCACCACGTGATCGACCATGTCGTCGAGCGTCGCCGGATGGTTATAGAACGCCGGCATCGGCGGCATGATCGTCGCCCCCATGCGGGAGAGCTTCAGCATGTTTTCCAGATGAATGTCGGAGAGCGGCATTTCGCGCGCGACCAGCACCAGCCGACGACGCTCCTTCAGGATCACGTCCGCGGCGCGGTGCACGAGGTGGTCCCCCGTGCCGTGCGCAATCGCCGCGAGGCTGCGCATCGAACACGGCGCGATCACCATGCCTTCGGTCATGAACGATCCCGACGAGATCGACGCCCCCATGTTGCCCTCGACGTGATCGACGTCGGCCAGCGCGCGAACCTGCTTCGCCGTGTACGGCGTCTCGTGCTCGATCGTCTGGATCGCCCACTTGCTCAGCACGAGGTGCGTTTCGACATCCGATTCCTGCAGCGCCTCGAGCAGGCGAACGCCGAAAATCACGCCCGTCGCGCCGGTGATGCCCACAATCAGTCTTTTCATTTGATCCTCGCTCAAGGGGGAAACGCGATCCAGGTCTCGCCAGAACAGTCCATATTACGAACTACAAATCAGCATCACCACCGACAACAAACCACTGTTTTGACGACTTGTTGGCAACTCTAGGCATGTGCACATGCACAAACAACCCGCCCGGCTCAATTCTTGTTCCATATTTTGGACTTTTGCAGAACACCCTCGGCAATGGCGGATTCAACAGCCGGCGGCGGAGAGAATGAGGCGGACGTGGCGGCCCGCCACGCGCTTCGCGCAGCGACATCGAACCCGACGTTTCGATTTCACCGGAAAACAGACTGACTTGCGGACATGCCACCGCAAACCGCACCAGCGAATGCGGGCAGTCAGGCGCTCCCAATCAGGAATTCAGCGAAGCAGATAAACAACCCCAGCAAGGAAAACGACCATGCGCATCGCAGGCGCGAATCACAGCCCCGCACCGCGGAGATGACACCCAGGGGATTGCGTCGATACACCCCTCACGGGTGGACGGTATCGCTCACCGCCGCTTCGAGATTGACGATTTCGGACCGAATGAGCGCAACCAACTCCTTCTGGCGCTTCTCGGCCATCCGCTCGGAAATGGCGCCTATGCTGATTGCGAGAAAGGGTTCGCCGGAGCGCGAGCGTATCGGCAACCCGACCGAAGTCGCGCCAGGCGTGATATGGGCATCGTTCAGCGCATAACCCAGTTCGCGGCATCGCTTCAGCAAACGCATCAGCGCGGGCACCGTCAGATTGTTGTATGCCCCGAGCCGCAGCGCATTGGCTGACACGATATCCTCGATAGCTTCATCCGCCAGGGACATCAGCAATGCCAGCCCGCCCGCACCAACCCCCAACGGGCGCCGCGTGCCCACGTCCAGCGTGAGCGTCTTGATCGGAAACGATCCCTCGGCGCGATCGACACACACAGTATCGAAACCACTGCGTATCGTCAGGAAGACCGTGTCGCCGGTCTGCTCGGCGAGCCTCGCCAATGCCGGCCGGCAAATGTCGCGCAGGTTGAAGCTGGATGAGGCGGCAAGCCCGAGTTCGAAGGTCAGACGCCCCAGAAAGTAACGACGCGTCTCAGCATCCTGGCTGACCAGCCCCTCCGTAATCAGGCATTTCAATATCCGATGCACTGTCGGCCGCTCGAGCCTGGCGTGGCTGGAGATATCCACCAGGCGCAGGCCGGTGCCATTGCGTGAAGCGATGATGCGCAGCACATGGGCCGCACGCTGGATGCTCTGTGTTCCTGAACCGGGGGAAGCGTGGTCACTCACGGCACAATTCCTTATTTAGGTCCACATATTGAAATTTTATTGCCAGCCTTTGGCTTGTCAATCTTCATTCCGAAGAATAGATTCGATTCCACAAAACACGCGACCCGGTCGTGCGGCTCAAGACAAGTCTGCATGTTGGACATTATCACGGCGTGCGTACCGTTGCAGCGGCGAGTGGCGCTGCAACCCCTGCAGCGCTTGTTTTTGAAATATGGAGCGCTTATGGAAGACCAAGTGATTCTGGTTGACCTGAACGACAATCAAGTCGGCTTCGCCGGCAAGATGGCGGCGCATCGCAGCGGCGAGCTTCACCGCGCCATTTCGATATTCGTCTTCGACGCTGCCAGCCGGGTCCTGCTGCAAAAGCGCGCCTCGACGAAATATCATTCCGGGGGACTTTGGAGTAATACGTGTTGCAGCCATCCGCGCCCAAATGAAGACACCACCGATGCGGCGCGCCGCCGGTTGCGCGAGGAAATGGGTTTCGATTGCGAACTTCAGGAAGTGTTCAGCTTCGTGTACCAGACAAGGTTCGACAACGGCCTCATCGAGCACGAATATGATCACGTCTTTTTCGGACATCATGATGACAAGCCCGTATTGAATCCGGAAGAGGCCGAAGACTGGAAGTGGATGGACATGAGGCAATTGGCCGCCGATATACGTGAACACCCGGAGAGCTACAGCGTCTGGCTGGCGGCATGTGTTGACCGCGTTGTCAGTTTTCGGACTTCAGGGCACTCCGGCCACCTTACGGAGGAGACATGTCGGGAAATTCGATCGGCAAACTCTTTGTCGTAAGCAGCTTCGGCGAAAGCCACGGCCCCGCACTGGGAGGCGTGGTCGACGGCTGCCCCCCGGGGCTCGAGTTGTCGGAGTCGGATATCCAGCCCGATCTCGACCGCCGCAAACCCATTCCATTACACACAATTCATTCATCATGCTGGTCACGCGCGTACTTGAGCCCCGCCGCGAAATCCATGACGCGCTGAAGACCGATCCAGATCGTCTTCACGCCGGGCTCGCCGTCGCCCTTGCGCCCGAGAAAGCCGCCGAGCATGGCCACCAGACGCACCATCTCGTTGAGTGCAGGCGGTTTCTCAGGAGGACGCTGCTTGTTCAGGATGAAGGCCGCCTGCCATTCGTCACGCTCGAAGAGCAATTCGGCCTCGAGCTCGGGACAGGTTCGGCCCAGTCGCATCAGCCGGGCAATACGCCAGGCCACCACCATGAACAGCGCCAGCGCGCGCTCCAGGCGCGGCACCGTCGCCAGTTGCAGCGCCTCGACCTTGCAGCCGTTCTTGAGCACGTGGAAGAAGAGTTCGATCTCCCAGCGCGCCCGGTACCAGTCGATGAGTTCGCTTGCCGCCTCGAAGCTGGCCGCCTCGCGGTTGGTGAGCAGCCGCCATTCGACCGGCTTCACGCCGGCCGGTGCACCGATCTCACGGGCGATCACG
Proteins encoded in this window:
- a CDS encoding IS3 family transposase (programmed frameshift), translated to MARYGQAFKDKVVARLLPPESASVETVSRELCITAATLERWRADALSKPARERAWTAPARFEAVLATAAMDEATKGAWCREKGLYPQDLEQWRAAATQALAAPEEVRASPSATKADRRRIKELERELRRKDKALAEAAALLVLRKKLFGDLSDGQGRGRMIALEDRHTLVRNIEAAHAAGARLRPACEEAGITVRTLQRWTAEGGLRTGDRRPEAERPTPAHALTEAERARILAVANEPRFADQPPARIVPALADEGIYIASESSFQRVLRAHGQTQHRGRTRAPQPSRTPTTHVATAPGQVWCWDMTYLPTAVQGHWFYLYLIMDLYSRKIVGWEIHDADDSDHAVCLLKRTALSEGVHAMLEKPVLHGDNGSTLKATNVLALLHWLSIKPSYSHPRVSDDNAYVESLFKTAKYRPEFPARGFATLEDARQWGRDFVHWYNVEHRHSGIRYVTPAQRHALEDRAILQARHETYLKARERNPARWSRGTRNWSPIEVVTLNPECDAAIHSNAEDIKQLAA
- a CDS encoding antibiotic biosynthesis monooxygenase → MVTRVPKPGRELEWEVLMSGGLRAARQFPGNLGATVLKPTGAGERAYRIIVSFDSFASLRQWEDSAQRLELVRQLESVESAPVLIEQAVGLETWFQLPANAGSPQPMIPPPRHKMMIASALGVYLTITPLLMVLRPVLDHLPLYVATMVLVPIAVVLLTYIVMPSITPSGSEWLSPR
- a CDS encoding TRAP transporter permease, which gives rise to MSSISLSFLSRFLTTGARRDPDSWAGHLLKPFAALVALGIVWVTTIQIVQIYAMTIVFLGLMLALVFLTTGASANSSRDRVPVWDLILAAASIGISAYFWFHNERIVTRITLLDELTAWDILCGSGLLLITLEATRRTVGPGLTSIVLVFLAYNLWGDRLPGVLGHGPIDYLHFLDILAFTTDGIFGAPIRVALTYVFLFGLFGTFLSRTGGGDFFFDAASAVSGKSPGGPAKIAVVSSGLYGTISGSPTADVVTTGSITIPMMKKLGYSGALAGGIEVAASTGGSILPPVMGSAAFIMAEFTGIRYTDIALAGIVPAFLCYFCVYLQVHLNSLKLGITGLDKVPVFADTMRRGGMFLVPLIALVLALLIGYSPNFVAAFGTLAVIAVAMCRRETRLSFRGFYEILAEATLRVMPVVAACAAAGLVVGGLSMTGLGAKVTELIFLLAGTDLFLSLVVAAVITLVLGMGMPTPSVYILAAVLVAPALTKLGVSLIAAHLFLVYYASLSAMTPPIAVAAFAAAPIALANPLAIGLAAVRMAMVAFIVPFAFVYNNGILFSGAPLQIAFACLGVTLAVACLCLAAEGFWKWPLGIVHRLCFLAAGFALLAPSPLAQAAGGIAAVFGAWMAMRAGSRPGERRETSSY
- a CDS encoding TAXI family TRAP transporter solute-binding subunit; amino-acid sequence: MLRFIICGLAFVLLSFSAAADPYRMTLSGASPSGLWTMIGVGIDGAIKDSFPGSDVTYQTSGGGLANIALIDQGKVELGIAHDAELQIATLGAKPFARPVTSLRAIALLYNWAPMQMVITKAFAEKYGIHSFDDLAAKKPPLRIALNKRGNITEHVAIELFKAIGVTVDDIKKWGGDVIYAASDEQGDLMKDRRIDMFANGVFVRTSFIVQAGDAVELVLLPVSERVINTVSQELKVAPFIVKAGSYPWQPVDVPTVALGAVLMVNSKMEDKVAHDLAEALHKHIDKLQGAHSSLKAITPEFLASQKVIPYHKGAEAYYREAGLLK
- a CDS encoding CaiB/BaiF CoA transferase family protein, with product MSAISQALAGVKVAEFGAYAAGPHIGKMLATFGATVVHVESHQRPDGFRTEYPPFKDGKPGPDRGGCFAIFNDSKHAVTLDLKTSAGTDLARRLVGWADIVVENMRPEVMDRLGLGYEAARELNPGIVMISSCNMGQTGPRAQTPGFGSQLSALAGFCGLTGSPDGPPMLLYGPYIDFIASTLGATAVLAAVDRQRRTGEGAWIDLAQYESGLMFIAGALFDYHRNGRVAERADNRDPDAAPHNAYQCSDGAWLALSCWSDEEFGRFANVLGRPELRSDHRFATHASRHANVGELDEIVSRCMLTRAAEQTAAQLQAVGVHAYPVNTIADLFCDPQLAYRRIWRRRLHGSIGDVACYFSAFDLSATPGDVTAAAPRIGQDNAYVFQELLGMTVDEYMACEREGAFQ